One Malus domestica chromosome 11, GDT2T_hap1 genomic region harbors:
- the LOC139189455 gene encoding uncharacterized protein, with protein MSPFRLIYGKPCHLPVKLKHKAHWAVKTFNLDLYAAGMHRKLQLNELEEIRNEAYENAKIYKEKTKAFHDKMIRGKTFSIGQKVLLFNSRLHLFPVQVQSLRNGQEFKVNKHRLKPYYESAMGQVVEEIPLKAVGSNGE; from the exons atgtccccatttcggctaaTATATGGCAAGCCATGTCACCTACCTGTGAAACTAAAGCACAAGGCGCATTGGGCTGTGAAAACTTTCAATTTGGACTTATATGCTGCTGGAATgcatagaaagctccaattgaatgaacttgaggagataaggaatgaagcatatgagaatgccaaaatttacaaggagaaaacgaaggcgtttcatgacaagatgattcggggcaaaacattctcaattgggcagaaagtgttgcttTTCAACTCCCGTTTACAtttattccctg TTCAAGTCCAAAGCTTAAGGAAtggacaagaattcaaggtaaaCAAGCATCGATTGAAGCCATACTATGAGAGTGCCATGGGGCaggttgtggaggagatccctCTTAAGGCCGTGGGCTCTAATGGGGAGTGA